AGTACACTCTCATGACTGTGTGATACGTATTGCAGTACTAGGCCTTCGGTTCAGTCCGTTTCCTTTTTGTATATGtgatatgatcataatgcagaaaactgACAAGAGCTAATGTGGCCAAACTAAACCTTACCTTGTTTAATAACATGGCAAAACATAATCATAATCTTTATTATCTTGAATGAACAAAACTCtcattatataaattatattaaaGAAAGTAACATAACATGGCAAGTGATCCTAACAAACATGTCAAGAATACTGCAGGTTTGACAAATCACCAGGGATATTCATGTTTTTTGACTTCCCATTAGGTTTTATTATGTATCAGATCATCTTTTTTTGTATTTATTCTATAGTCTCACATATTCTATCATTCATATTGGGACTTTTATACCTACAATAAGTAACAACTTGTCATTAATGCAAATGAAATGTGTACATAATGTATGCAGTTACAGAAGGTATAACATGACTGgacaaatgtttttatttgagATAAGTGGGAAAGGAACCCAGGTATTGATGTCTTGCTGACTTGTACATCTAAGTAGATAAAATTCAAGGCAGTTCCAAACTTACTTCCCAGAAAATGGCCACTGTCAAGGAATGCATAGATTTGGATAACTTGATTCGATGTCTAGATATTTTAGAAAAGCTATAACAAGTTTTTTAAAATGACGGtacgaaaactgaaaataccgaAATTTTGGATTCCAATACGGTATACTGAACCGAAGGTCAAATACTGCGACTCTGCTAATACTGCGCCATACCATTTCACCCCTGCTTGCATATTCCTGCAATAATTGTTTGATAGTGACACCCTGATTTCTTAATTCTTGTGATAGGATTGTGACTTTGTGCCTGTTTTAGGGGAGTATGCAAGCACTACGGGGCCAACACTGGCCGATTGACATTGTGGTTCCTGCTGTTCAGTGCTGGAATGTTCATCTCATGCTCCAGTTACCTCCCCAGCAGTTTTTCCATGTATCTCACCATGCTGGCTATGGGAACATGGTTTCTCAAACAGTATCATGTAAGTGTTGTTGTTGGGTGTCAAGTAGAGATGTGACGGTACCGAAAATTCACGATTCAATTCACATCACGACATATgctatctttagttattttctttaaaactgtatattttaatatcaagtaacagtgtaaactTTTACATAACCGTCAATTTCtagtgaaaattaacaattgTAATGTAACGATGCGTATCACGATAAGAAAAaagtatcaatatatttattgtccaataaagtatcacgattatcgatGCTTGGATATGTCGTCACAACTCTAGTGTCAAGTGTAGACCTGGACCAGGGGTTAACAGGATGCGAATTCCTGCGTCCTCTGTGTAACAAATTGACAACAGACTCAACAAAGTTCATTATCGCATCCATAGGGATGCAAAAAAATCCAAATACGTTTTGTAAAAATTTCAATCAAGTAACAATAACTTACAACTGAGTCTGCTACTAGCTGGGTTATGGTTGATAACTGTGAAAAATGTACATGGTACAATTGCAGTAACTGAATGTTAGCAACATTACAACAAAGTAttgataataatatttaagtgtctaGGACCCCCATTTTGTAGTCTACAACTCCTGATACGTAGGAGCATGCCTCCCAGGGAACTCTCAAATACTTCACTCAAGGTAATTCCCTGCTTGGACCCAGTAGTTTCTTTATGTCTCTCAACATGCTGTCCATAGGGGTATGGTTCAGTTGGCAGTATCATGTTATGTTGATTAACTTGATATGATGTAACTGACTTTTAGggggaaaatatttttttactcAATAAATTGAAAGCAGTGAGCATTATTCACATCTTTATTGTATTTGTATGGTGTATGATGTTCTACTGTTTCCATCTCCTCTTCGTTTCAGCTGTCCATCCTTGCAATAGCTGCCAGCACCATCATAGGCTGGCCATTTGCTGCAGCACTGGGGTAGGCATATATTCATGACTCAGCAACTGTGATGAGTATTAATCATAATGCTAAATCTGCGGTCATATGCTTATCAATCCTTTCATTATTATCTCCCAGGGATACACATGACAATGACCTTACATATCTTTTTTTGTCATGAACAGCATTTACATGTTAAATTTCATTTGCAAGCTTCTTCTATGAATCTGTACTTCTACAATGTTCACTTGAAAAATGAATTCTTATGCTTCCTGCATTTTCTGTATCAGTAAAAACACCAAACTTTGTTGCCTTTGTatttctgtcttttaaaaacagaCATACAATTTCATTTGAACATCATAAAATGAGATACAATGAAAACAGTCTCAGAGCTAGTTTCTTCTTATGTTAAAGGATACCTATAGCCTGGGATATTTTGCTCCGACAGAAGGACATTAGGACATTCGTGGTGTGGAGCTTTATATCCCTTATTCTCTTCCTGGTGAGTTTTTTGGGTTGCTATTGTGTGGTTTATATGTGACCAGGTATGGTATAtcttgtggcttatgtatgacCTCTCTGTTTGCATAACTAGTGGTTCATATGTGAATTCGCTGACTGTATATCTTGGGTGTATATGTGGCCTGTCCGACTGCGTATGTTGTATTTTATAGTGACCAGGCTGATTGTATAACTTGTGGTTAATGTATGACCTGGCTGATTGTGTAACATGTGGTTTCTATGTGAATTAGCTGACTGTATATCGTGGGTGTATGTGCGACCTGGCTGACTGAGTATCTTGGATGTGTGTGTGACCTGGGTGACTGCGTatcctgtggtgtatacatgacATGGCTGATTGTGTATCTTGTGGTTTATGCATGACCTGGCTAACTGCGTTTCTTGTGGTATATGCAACCTGGCTTATTGTGTATCTTCTGCAGAGGACCACTATGCTTGTTAAACTCATTCTTCTTCTGCCAACAAGTCAAAGTTACAGAGAACTTAGCACTCTGTGTACATGGTTAAATCTGGTGAAGAATTTAGACTCAAACTAGTGTCTCAGACCCTGATTTTTCCTGAACTGACATGTAAGATGTACAGTTGACTGCAGCAAAAAGAAGCTGACAAATATAATTTTGCTTCACAATTCTGAAGTGTAACCTTTAACGTGTTAATAATGATAGTTGAGTATCTAATTCCTCAATGCCTCTTCTACAGCTGCCCCTGGTTCAACTTGACTCCTTCTACTACGACAAGTTAGTGGTTGCACCCCTCAACATCCTACTCTACAATGTCTTCAGTGAACACGGGCCAGACTTGTATGGTGAGACAGCATCAGATATTGTAGCAAGATAAATGTTAAGCAGTTGGCCAGATTTTccagtgtaaatccagctgtcTCAGTATATATGGACAGGTCTGAGGTCATTGAGGGTTTCTGGTATTGTGTTTGAACACAGTGGAGTTCCAAACTTTTCTATTTGTaatcaaaaatgattttgatcaAGCAATAAATATCAAAATCTAATCAAATCAAGGTCTGGGTGAATTGTTGCAGCCCTAGACAGAATGTCACATGTCCCAACTTGTCCCTGGTCCTTACAAGACACAATCAAAACAGACGTACAAAACAGGAAAATACTAAAACATCATTTAGCCCTTTGTGTTTACTATTCCATGCAAGTGAAAGCATTAAACTGTCCATCCATTGAAAACTTGAGTAGTTTGGATTGATAATGAGTCATTGCATTGTGGTTGACACAGGAGTGGAGCCTTTCTCCTTCTACTTCCTCAATGGATTCCTCAACTTCAATGTGATTTTCTTGGCTGCCCTGGTCTGTTTACCAGTCGCTGTGAGTAGTTATAGtttgtattgattatttgcaggAATAAGCGTCTTGTATGTCAAGATTTGCACATGCTGTAAGAGTGTCCATTACAGCCAGGGGCAATTTAATAGCCTCATGGTAAAAGCATACACTCGTCATTCTTGAGACCTGGGTCAGATTCCTACATGAGCACAGTGTGTAAAGCACATTGttggtgttccctgccgtgattttgctaaaagcagcataaacctCCAGTCCGCTGCCTCCtccactccctccctcactttGAAGGTCCCACCATGTTTATTGGCATTGTTCCCAGTTACATACTTGTTTTGCAGTGTACTGTGCAGAACAGAAACTCATGATCATGGATGCAAACCCAAGTTCAATGTGATTGTGTTTCAAGATGGTTTTCAGCTGTGCTTACTGGTTTCTCCAGAATTCATAAATGTTTAAAACCTGCATCATTTTCTTCCAGCCtgaaatagatctgccacaatattatacattgtatttgcaCTACTGTTTAAGCCTGTGTTAAACAAACCTGTTCATCATTGACATTTTCAACAATAATCAGCTGTCTGCGAGATGAGATGTCATTGTACCAAGCAGTTAAAAAGCTGAGAGTCTGAATGAATATGGCCATGAGGTAAATAATCTAGAAAGTTATGGAGGAAATGTTTGGcaatatcatgaaaatatacagGTGTGTGTGAGTTTTTCTTTTGACATTGTCATGTGTGACTTTTATCTTTAACACGTTTActaccaccacaggtatacttGTAGTATCAAGTCTGGTCAAATTTGCCACTTCAAGTTATCCCTTTGCAGTAACAAAGAACACCAGGcgacatttgtttcttgtaCATATTTTGCCAATATGTAAAacttgtttcaaaataacactgaTGCATCTATGAGACAACTCGAAGTGGCAAGTTTGACCAGAACTGATACGAGTATTCTTGTGAGATGCACTCAGCATGTTAAACAGTGTGTAGAGTTTTAGCGTTAAACAGTATGTAGAGTTTTTGCTTTAAACAGCATATagataatacagaatttgatatTTCTTTACACTATGTTGAGGTAAACCCTTTTCATAAATTGTAAGCAGTAAaacatgtctgtttcagatCATCGTTCGCTGGGTGGTTCGCTCATCAGACACTTGTAAGTGAGGACAGAGATATACAGTCAATGAAGTTTTAAGTCAGTGTATTTAGTTTCAAGTTCTAGTAGTGAAAGAGGGTTCTGGGATTCTTGACCGTTGCCTCTTTGGTTCTTGATTCTATGGGCTTCcataaatttattatttttactcAAGAATAATTGATGCATGGGTTCCTGAATAGTCATGCACAATTTCAAATGGCGGGTTTGTTAGTCTTTTCGTTAGAAACAGCAGCATTGTGTATCAAGCATCACTTACACCAACCCACTCGAACCTTTATGGTCCTGCAGATATTCCAATGTGGCTGTCCTTGGCTCCAATGTACATCTGGATTGCCATTTTCTTCACCAGGCCTCACAAGGTGATTGTTTATCTTCCCATTGTATTTACTTGTTATAGTATGAGGGTTTCACCTAGCTGTGGAAGTTTGGACTCATCATGATCTGGTAATAGTTTGTAATTTATGATTTTTATTAATAAACACATTGAATTAATGTGTTCTGGAAATATTATCAGCATGAGTGACTAGATCATGCAAAGCAAACTTGATGATCAAAATTGTTAGACAGTGTAATGCACAATTCAGTTACATCAACGCAGCTGAGTGTCCTTAGGTGCACCAGCACTCATGGTGATGCCACTAAAACTGATTGATCCCTGAGTACAGCTGTTGGGTCAGTTACAATATTACCTTTCTTCTAATGCCTTATCACTTTCATTGCTGCAAAATGTTCAAGTGTATTTTTTAGATTTAAATGTGGAGATTTCCATAACTAAACTACAAACCTCACTCATAATCTAACATCATTGTAGAATTAACTTTACTGGTGTGTAATCAGTTTAATTTAAAAGCCATAAAGATTATCTCTTAATTTGGGTCCAAGGTTATATTTGTCATTTCTCTGTGTATTTTGCAGGAGGAACGATTTCTGTTCCCAATATACCCCTTCTTTGCCCTTGGAGGTGCTATATTTCTGGATCATATACAGGTAACCCTACACACGTGTAGTCAGAGCTAGTGTGTCTGACAAGCAGGTACTGCTACAGGCAAAGACAGATCTATTGTAAGAGATAACTGATAAGCAGAATGTCAGGATCATGTACAGGTAAACCTGTGCATGTTATCAGAGCTCATGTGTTAGTAGGGAGGTTGGTTAGCCCAGTGATTAAAGGGTTCAATCGACACACCAAACACTCAGGTTTCATTCCCAACATCAGTTCAATCTATGAAGCCCgtatctggtgttccccaccatgatactgctggaatgttgctgacagcgatgtaaaactaaactcactcgcgtGTCAGTCTAACATTCTGCAAGCTTGCTGTTTTACAGTGTCAACAAATATTACAGGAAATTTCTGAAGATGGTTAAATACACTGTCGAAAATTAATATTTGCCCATCATGGGACTCATGGGTGGGGTTCAATGTTAATCAATCAAGTTGTTATTGACTACTGAACAATGTGGTAAAAAGGACAAACAAACAGCTTTAACGTGTATCGATTGTATCAGGTAGCTGAGTGAAGCCAGTGATACTTAGTTTTGGTGCATGCGTATCTCCTGGTCAAGAGAGCTAACTCTTGACTCTCACCAGTCCAATTCGGACTCCTTGTAATTCAGACACGAAAGTCGGTCCCAGTTGTGTccgaattagacagcttccactgtatgtaaTAGTTGTTTACACATGAGTGAGACACATAAGTTCATCAGCACTCTCTACTTCAACAATATCCTGAAGCAAATTATATTTGTTACAACTACCAAACACAAATGATGTTGGTAAACAGGAAACCTATGTGAGTGGTGTCTTAGACAAATCATCTTAGTCTAACTTAATTGATTACATCATTTCCATACAGTCATGGATGTCCTCGTTAAATAAAATACTGTTAATCACTGTCGGCCCTGGTTAGATtggaacactgctgagtgcaagtttaaacaaaaaacatgtttcagttttgtggATTGTTATTGGTTGTTACAGAAACTGTTGAGCTATCTTTTCCCCAAGAGATCAGCCTACCATTATACGGATCACACCAACTGGGTATCAGTGTTCAGTGGAGCCCTCTTCACACTGCTGTCTGTGTCCAGGATCACTGCTATTTACCAAGGTGAGATTTGTAAATGTCAAGGAGACGTTAGACGTAGCACAAAGTGTTGGCgtgcctgtgtgtgtttgtgttatagACATAGCACAAAGTGTTGGCgtgcctgtgtgtgtttgtgttatagACATAGCACAAAGTGTtggtgtgcctgtgtgtgtttgtgttatagACATAGCACAAAGTGTTGGCgtgcctgtgtgtgtttgtgttatagACATAGCACAAAGTGTTGGCgtgcctgtgtgtgtttgtgttatagACATAGCACAAAGTGTTGGCgtgcctgtgtgtgtttgtgttatagACATAGCACAAAGTGTtggtgtgcctgtgtgtgtttgtgttatagACATAGCACAAAGTGTtggtgtgcctgtgtgtgtttgtgttatagACATAGCACAAAGTGTtggtgtgcctgtgtgtgttattgtgtgtttgtgtgtttgtgttgttgtgttgttaatATCATATCAAAACTACAGTCAGCATTGTTATTAACACATTAATTCATTGTACCATTGACACAGATTCTGTTAGGTCTGATATAGTAGTTGGCTTGAGAGTATGTTGTTACTGACATGTATTTTACTGACAATGTCCCCATGTGTAGGCTACCATGCATCAATGGATATCTATGTGGAGTTGAACAAAATGGCCAATGATCCGAAAATTCACACACTGCCAGCTGACCGACCAGTCAACATCTGTGTGGGCAAGGAGTGGTACAGGTTTCCCAGCAGTTTCTTCCTGCCTCATGACAAGTGAGTCACCCCACCCCTACCTCATGGCAAATGAGTCACCTCACCCCTACCTCATGGCAAGTGATTCAACCCCACCCCTACCTCATGATAAATGAGTCACCCCACCCCTACCTCTAGGCAAGTGAATCAACCCACCCCTACCTCATGTCAAATGAGTCCCCCCCCATCCCTACCTCATGACAAATGAGTCACCCCACCCCTACCTCATGACAAATGAGTCACCCCACCCCTACCTCATGGCAACTGAGTCACCCCACCCCTACCTCATGGCAAGTGAGTCAACCCATCCCTACCTCATGACAAATGAGTCACCCCACCCCTACCTCATGGCAACTGAGTCACCCCACCCCTACCTCATGAAAGTGAGTCAACCCACCCCTACCTCATGACAAATGAGTCACCCCACCCCTACCTCATGACAAGTGAGTCAACCCACCCCTACTTCATGACAAATGACTCAACCCACCCCTACCTCATGACAAGTGAATCAACCCACCCCTACCTCATGACGAGTGAATCAActccagggattgggaaaggcaggggccatgggccattttgcacattagaatgaaaaatggccaattaaaattttgaagtttgctattgatacaagggcagtggacCATTCTGAATTGAGAAAATGGCTGATGCTCCTGAAAAGTTGTCAAAGTTCACGTTCCCAAATCCTGCAACCCTGCCCCTACCCCATGGCAAGTGAGTAAACCCGCTCCTCACCCTCACCTTTCTATGCCCAAGTTTTCATGCCATGATGGTTGTTGAGAAACTCAGATGATGAAACAGTGCTTGGCTTTATAGCCCCAACTGTAACCTCTGGTAACACCAAAAGATTCCTTCAATCATTTCATATCAGTTGGCTTGTCTGTATACAGAATTCAGATGACAAAGGTTTGAATCACTGTTTTCACCTGTCACAGATCACCTCACTTACCTGTATATTGAGTTCAGTTGACAAGGTTGTGTATCACTGTTTTCAGCTGGCATCTCCAGTTTATCAAATCAGAGTTCAAAGGTCAACTTCCCAAAGCTTATGAATCTGGACCTGATGCAACAAGAATTATTCCGACACACATGAACGATCTCAATCTGGAGGAACCAACGAGATATGTAAGTTCTACCAATGATAGCACTAACCTTTTCAAACAACACCTACGTTTAAATTTGATTCAAACTGTGCTGTTACTGACTAGTAAGTATGCTCCATGtcactctttctctctttcaTTCTTTCCATGGCACATTTCAGATAAACATCAGCAGATGTCACTATCTGATTGATCTAGATTTAGATCAGGAGTCCCCACATGAACCACGATATTCACAGATGGAGGACTGGAAGGTTTTATCTTCTGTAAAATTCTTAGATCCAACAAGGTgagttcttgtttacgtccttTCATTCATCAAAGATATGTAGTTAAAGTCAGCCGTATTTCTTTACTGTGTGAAAATCTGATAGCCCCTCCGTAGGACAGCAGGTGAACACAGGGTTCTTGAGATGATCAGAGGACAGCTTGCTGAAACAGTCAAAACCATCTAAATTTGAAAACTTTTCTGTTTATCTGTGAAAACCGTGCACTCTTTTGATGAAAATGCTGTAGTGCTCAGGTACAAAATGAGGCATAAAATATCCATGGCAATACTTAACTCACCTCTTTCGAGAATTTAGAAGCCTAGAGGATAGTTGTTCAGAAGAATTCAGCAAACATTGaattatttcagtttttatAACAGACAGGTATCATGTTGGAGTAGAAGATTTGAAGGACACTAATTCACAGACAGATATTTCTTCCTTTCCTTTTCTGTCTCAGTATTCAGTTTGGAGATGTTCACTGACCAGTCccagtaaacttatcctcagtacttttcgttacactccactactgagtctaacaaaaccttacaggaggtcgcgtcagctaacttttgagattgaccaatcagaacacagcttaccaaattgcgaaagtgcacattcgcacataccgtTCGAAAATTTTATCtggaaaaggttcgtacctgaatgattccaaatgctatttagcgtacgctcgtttcttggtgatgcacacggcatacgtacaaccatgacaacggtgagtaaacagtcgctgaaaatagtgtttgggcaatattcaactatgttatcttgcagaaatattagctaatggtaaccatgtcaacagaaaccccaaagcgtatatactgcaggtgaaataactgtgttatatccggatttttgtttgtggagagagctgtgtcagtgacctgaatattttgaaagtccctccgatccctaaatagtagccgttgtctcaTTGGTTGTCtcacgcgaccttctactagtggtggagtgtaacgaattacattgagactaagtttacttagactggttcaCTGACCAATATTCTTCAGGGCCACAGATAGCCATGGAATAGTTCTCAGTGAGGACATAAGAGCAttacctgtgagtgagtgattttatttttatgccatactcagcaatattccagctatatggcggttgtctgtaaatgatcaagtctggaccagacagtccagtgatcaacagcatgagcatcgatctgcacaactgggaactgatggcatgtgccaaccaagtcagtgagcctgaccacccaatcctgttagtcgcttcttacgacaagcatagtcgccttttatggcaagcatgggctgctgaaggcctattctatc
This genomic stretch from Haliotis asinina isolate JCU_RB_2024 chromosome 4, JCU_Hal_asi_v2, whole genome shotgun sequence harbors:
- the LOC137281603 gene encoding alpha-1,2-mannosyltransferase ALG9-like, with product MAAALKKRPVSKPKKDEVSKQSRTTAQDLDQPWTPAGYTTFKILMSARLCAAWWSIITDCDETFNYWEPTHFLLFNKGFQTWEYSPTYAIRSYGYIWLHALPIKLYKKFLDTNKIVLFYLLRCILGFVCALCETYFYKGVCKHYGANTGRLTLWFLLFSAGMFISCSSYLPSSFSMYLTMLAMGTWFLKQYHLSILAIAASTIIGWPFAAALGIPIAWDILLRQKDIRTFVVWSFISLILFLLPLVQLDSFYYDKLVVAPLNILLYNVFSEHGPDLYGVEPFSFYFLNGFLNFNVIFLAALVCLPVAIIVRWVVRSSDTYIPMWLSLAPMYIWIAIFFTRPHKEERFLFPIYPFFALGGAIFLDHIQKLLSYLFPKRSAYHYTDHTNWVSVFSGALFTLLSVSRITAIYQGYHASMDIYVELNKMANDPKIHTLPADRPVNICVGKEWYRFPSSFFLPHDNWHLQFIKSEFKGQLPKAYESGPDATRIIPTHMNDLNLEEPTRYINISRCHYLIDLDLDQESPHEPRYSQMEDWKVLSSVKFLDPTRSHRLLRAFYIPFVSAKYCTYVNYNLLKTTRTKKSRGKSS